Below is a window of Impatiens glandulifera chromosome 2, dImpGla2.1, whole genome shotgun sequence DNA.
GCGAATTAAagctatttaatttttttttaattcaaaaaatccaGCGTGGCAATGCCACATAGATTCGCTTTATGATCTGAGCCCCACCATCGGCCCCCAAatcattattcttttatttattcatatttaatgaTGCCTtctaaacttataaaattgaggatttataatttaaaaaatattcattatatattattatttatatgtataattgcatataataataataaataaatgacactaaaaataaattgaatttatttatttataaataataaaaatttaatttgtaaatagaaactcatattttatataaaattataaagtcaaaattatttataaactcataaaaaaatttacagtTATAAATTGAAGTTTATAGAagtttacttattttaaaattttatttaaattaaatttggcaattttaagtaattaaattagtaaaCAGGTCCTATCCTAATTGTCTACATTTGACAAAcatttactaaatttatttctaaaagaAAGAATAATGTTAAACCGATTGTCTTTTAttgtttcatataaaaaaaaaaagcaaaaatgTCGTGAAAATAAGGAATATCTTAAACGTCTTAGGTAAAATTGAATTGGTcgatttttaagataaatttaaatataatcttaTAGTTATCAGTTTTGTTTAGactttatgtttaattatacgGCGGATTAGATGTATAAGATATTATAGATTGATTTGATAAATTTCTGAATATCCAgcctatatataataataatttatggtTAATAGTTTGTTtgtaaactaaatttaattaattttaatattagttaaataaaattaactaaaaaaacacTAACAtataaacaatttcaaataaagacGGAAAGAGCAGGTTGTTATATctctaaaattaaattgtaattaatatattttgttcaaattataTTGGTTCTgctatttagaataaaaataaaatgtatatccgattataatatattattttttactgtATCAACATTTTATAACCATTTCAGATATGATTGGTATAACATTAATGGGTTTGAATATTCACCCCCATATACAAAAGTATAATTGACTTCTATAAACTTTTTCCAAAGAAGTTAGGCCATTTGAAGATTAAGGTCTAATgttccttttatatataataatataatttatgtgtttagcaaacaaaacaaaaataaagtagTGAATAAAAGGCAGGActgtaataaaaaattaataaattcaattagaAGTCAATTATGGGACATTCGAATTTAAATGcgacaaattaattattatatcccCAAGTCCCATCACTAtctagtaataatatatatatatatatatatatatgtttgtattCTATTTTCACTACCCCACAATTTAATTTGCACATGAAAACTCTGTGAAAAATATTGAAGATTGTCAATTTTCAACACTAACACTactttgttattattatttttaaaagtaaaatttgtaTTAGATAGGAATATCTTGAATTACaaagattatttaatttttttatttctaatataaattcatatcaaaataagtctattaattatgtaatttatatatatttttgatttatttcaaacATAAAGTTTAAATCTCCATGTCTATATTATAAACTGATAACACTGcatacaaaaatatttgaaaatttgaaacgAAAAGAATACTAATAGCATTAGTtgaaattcaattcaaaatctTTATTCTTTCaggtaaaaatattattatcttactacatttaaaaaatcaaatactactaaaacaaaacaaaatgaaatattataaagtcacaaatataattgttaaatatattaacaaagttatataaatttaatgaataccatgaaattattaattaagaaaaagatcTAAAGATAAGTTTAGACTTTAGAGTCAAACATaagtatattaaattaaagagaGGATAACatccaaatatataaaaagtagtcaataaaattaaatgccaaaagaaaaagaaaaaacataaagAGATTAATGCAATCTAaggaaatattaattttgagtaGAATAAGTTTCCATTAATGTTGTCTTTAAATAAAgtacataataatataatatatatatattcaagtcAATTTTCTAACCAACTAATTATAAAAAGgttatattattagtgtttgtaaatatttttttttattaatttgttaatgtaaattttattattattgatacttGAGTCTACCTTTCTTCCTCCTATTTATACCAGACTCCCCCAAACTGTACATTTATCGAtctccttctttctttctttctctaaatTAGGTTAAAAAATGGAAGAAAACGCTCCCCCCGCCGAAGTCCATGAtcgtgaagaagaagaagatgaagatgatgcgCTATCTCTCTCCGATCTTCCTATGATGAGTAATGATCCATTAATCGACGAAGTTAATCCTTCAACCTGCAGAAAAATCCTTCCGCGCCGATCATCGTCTGAACCGGCCGACTTTTTCGAGTTCTTACACAcagaagattcaaattcaaCCATGATGTCGCACGCAGAAGACATCTTCTTCTGCGGCAAGCTTGTACCATTCGATCCGTATCATGAACATGATCACTTGAAGAAACGGCAAAGCTTCTACCGACGAAGATCCGAATCACTTCCGGATCCAATCATAAACAAACCTAGAGTCAGAGGAGGTGTTAGAACAACAGAGATTAGAACAGAGGAAGAGGTGATTCCTCTGATTCGCCGTAAGAAATTGAGAAGGAATTTCAGTTCGTTATCATCATCGGAGAAATCATCATCGTTGATTATTCGTAGTAATAACTCGTCGACTAAGAGTAAGAGCTCGGTTAAATCGGAGATTTCAACAAGGAGTTCGATAAATTCTTCGACGTCGAAGCCAATTACTACTACATCGAGATGGTTGTTTCTGATATTTGGATTTGTGAAACCCTTGCCGGAGATGGAACTGAGTGACATTAAGAGCCGGCAAGTCCGGCGTGGTCCGACTTCAATATTTCCTCATTTTGTCGACGGGAAGAGAAAGAGAGCGGCGGAGGGAAAGCGGAGAAGCTCGTCTTCTTCGTCATGGGGATTGCTCAGTGTGTTGAGTTGCAGAAACCATGCCAGCGTTGCTGTAACGACGCCGTTTGGCTGCCTTCCTTcctaaaatttaaacttatattctcTATCATTCCAGTTTGCTTTTACTTTTTAACATTAAGTAAATATACTTATAAACTAATTAGTTAAACTAAACAGCACTATTAATTACTCTTTCAGTTGGTTGAggtaaacttattttaatttaagatgtttttaagtgaaaattgaaTATTGAGATATTAGTTGGGTGAGTGTTTAATTATGAGAATCTTATAGCCCCACtgaaaaaaatatctaaaaatttgATATAGCTAGCAAAGTacaaaaattgagaaaatttaattaatatatatttttaatggaTAAAGTTGAAAATGGTTgctttaactatttattttataaatttgaaaatgaattgtGACAAATTAAGAAATGATTGTATATATTGGGTAGAGGAGGAAATAAATGATAGTAATGTAAATCACGAGGGACCCAAGAATGACATAAATATATATGGGGTAGaaagaatgaaataataataatactaataataataaaggcaTGCATCCATATTTCATTCAGTTTTTGAAATGGTTGTGTTTATCAGTTTGCTCAAATTTAGTggattctttctttctttcatctATTATGATCCACCCAGTCCAGATGCCTTAGCTATCTAGCTAGGTTGcgtttgtttttatatttatatatattggtagtgtataaatattattattaataaaaataataataataataatgggtAATGGTAATTGGAATGgaatgagaataataaataataataatgttgtttGTGAATTGTGAGCATGCACGTTTTGTCTGAAAAAACCTAGCTAtctaataagtaataataatattatttgaaaactgaAAAGTGGTGGGATCCGTCTCCTTATCATGTAATCTTCATGGCCAAGTGAAactccattatttttttttttctatctctTTTGTTTTTCAAGAGTATAATCGATTACATTTTACCAACAACCACAACACACAGACCATGAGTATATATGCAtttccttatttaaaaaaaaaaatactcaaataatataaatccaTGTAACCCTCTTAGAGCCTGtttgatcttttttttttttaagtaaaatatttcagattaaaagaaaaactagtttcatgtttgtttttttaatttatttactaaatattcatagaatttaataaattaaaattatatatatataatagttaaataaaaaatattttgattaatgaattaagtgaattggtagtttaaaataaagataaataagatgtgatgtaattttattttagatccTAGCTAGAAATTAAGATACACAATCTCTTAGGTTTTCTAagtttttacaaaagaaaaataaaatcaattatatttttttctttcaaatgtcaaataattcaattaaaatatttttgctttatattattaaattctataagtatttttgtaaaataatttaaaaggctatttttttttttattaaaaacataaaattataagttttaaaaaagacagaattttatctttaaaaatccTACATCAAACAGTTAATTAAAAGGTTCTTCACTTAAAAGCTAACTTTAgctttataaaaaagaaaaatgaaaagaaatatgGGGCATCGAATTAGAGAGCTTAAATATGTTAAACTGACGTGGATGATGATATTTATTCCTTTATTTTTGGATAGAAATATTACTTTCAAAATATCTCCAAAAGATTGCAGCTCCTACGTCATTTATACTATCCAATAatactttctttattttttacatatatttttttgtaactaTTTTTTGAAAGATTAATGAAAAACTCGAGCAGATAGATtaactaaaacaaaataaatatatatcacctTTGAAGTCTAGTGTCTTATTTATGTCACTTAACAAAGTTGAAGGACCTGTTTATCCTTTTTTTAATCTAAGCCAGTCAGTCAACTCATAAATTGCTTACTGCTCCGAACGTGCCTTTTGCCCAAgcctaaggcttgtttggtttaTAATAGGTGATTCGGGaggagttttaattattttttaatttagagacAAACTCTATCATATTAATCATtacatttatctttattttactattaataaattaaatgaaaaatactttaaaaaaaacaaaaaatcataaCTACCAGTCTACCATACTTGGATTATTAATCCAAACATATATTAACCATTAATGATGATTAAGTAATTAGTACCGGTAAATAATTAACCTTAATGGTTGGATCAAATTATAAAtctaacttttataaaaaaaaaatatattatttaaaatgttacatGTGTATCTTAATTCTTAACCCTAAATCTTAGATTAGATTAGAAGCCGAATAATGAGATAAGATTGTGCCCGACAAAATAGTTAATTTGGAAAGACTGATGGAAAATTATAAAGTAGTTGGAAAAGAGGATTGTTAACCTTGCAAATTTATACAGAGTTTGGTTTAAAATTTGGAATTATTCAATTTATGTAAATTtgtgagtatatatatatatagagagaaatgaTAATAAGAGTTAATGGAAAGATGAGTCAGCACGGGCATGGCATTCATTTGAAATGGGGagaaggtatatatatatatatagcttcaAGATCACGATGGATGAAATGAATTTAGCATGCAATTTGTAATCTATACAAATTGATAATTTCTTGCATGCCATTTAAAGTAAAAATCACAACCAAATAGATCAATTCCTCTAATAATAGAGTAGTAACATTTTCTCCTTAATCTATACAAAACATCAcacaattttctcaaaaaaatatcacaatttACCATTTTGTATCTTAGAGTCAATTGTTTGATGTTAGTTATTTgagagattttataaaataaaataaaaactgtgatgaaaaaaatatatgtatgagtatttaattattgaattactataaaaaaaaatttaatttaaaatttaaaattttaaaaattaactatatttatTATGTGTAATTTTAAATGACTCAGTACCTATTTCCTTGGAAAGATATTTggaaattaaaaatttcataaattttttttttttttgaaagttatcaattgagtcttaatatatatcaaactaaaaaaatgattttatctcGTTAATCGATGCAACATTTGTTTGAAgagtgaaaaatgtattaatcatAATTCTTCATTTTGATATTGCCAAGAGAATGTGAGATATTATACGGAAACTCCTTCATTTTCAATGAGATACACCAATAAATGTCGTCGACTACTGGGTCAAATAGATTGAATGAAGTTTTAGCAATAACATCGCGGACGACTGTAAATCAATTTTCTTAATCATGTGATGAACGatctgaaaataaataaatagaagagtCTTCGAATGAAAAAGTTATGAGTCCGATCTTCTCAAATGATTCATGTTAACGCGTTCGTTTCAATCCTAAAAAGGAGGCTAGTACGGAATGATATTTTTTCGATTGTAGtgacatttaaaattcttacgttatcttcttatttatgttttattttttcgcTCCACCTTTATAATGTTTAAACGCATCTTAGGTTCTTTTCAATAAAAGTTTacctcttttaaaaaaatatttaaaatttataaaataaagtaagagtattataatttttaaaacaagtgATTTGATAGAAacaaaatttctataaaaaaaaattggtggAATCCCAAAACctcatatcaaacaagctcttaaattttttatattaacatgaATATAGTCAAATTACAGAAAATCAGACACCTTTTCTATTCTACTTATCAATTTATTCATCTCAATTATTATAGACAgcttatttaaaatgaaagtaACAGGAATCCCACTTAAAACTtagttagttttttaaatagataataaaagtCTCTCTCATTCAATTATCATCAAATATCTAatcaaaaagaaaaagtaaaaaaatatcaaaattttgccttatctaaaatgattttgtttggtCTGATTCCTGAACCTAAAATAAAGATTGATGTATCATAGGCaaaagttaaagaaaaaaaagaaaaaaaaaaagtaagaaagatGGATGGACTCAATCCAAAGTTTTACAAATAGATTCATAATCAAGGCCCATATATTGGAAGAAGTTAAGAAGCAAGGCCCATCAAACGAACTAATACAATTATgtcctatattatttattaagtccacttgattatatattttatcatttcatttaaagTCAATTCAAAGTGGACCAAAATTATAAGATGGACCTCATTTTAATTCCAATCTATTAAATCGTTTAAAAacactatattaaaaaaataagatataaaagAGAATCCACTACACCATAAACTATAAATACCactatttctttttataataattattttatgtttaatttatttgatttgacatttattttttatttaactcaataaacaatgttaatttaattatatctagTTTGGTAGAAATatctaaaatatgaaatataaatagataaagaTGTAGATGGAAGTTAACCGTTACCGCCACAACTATGCATGATAGAGCATAAATGGAATTCATTTAATGGCAATTTTAAAGGCTATCTTCAAGGACTATTTTCCCATTATATTAtggaaaaatagaaaaataaaactatagACATTTAGGCACATTACTCATAAATGacatgaaaaaattaaaatatttgccTCTTCTTCCGTAATGCTCTCAGCATGATAAATTAGCCCCTACTCAGTATTACATTGTTCTTCCTTTCGTCTTactagcaattttattttaaataaaaatgataaaatagtaAACACTAACCATATAAGTTGGCATTGATCTaccttttttttcttaagaCCTTATAACATTTCATTGTTTTCTTCTCCATgttatttaaaacatgttatttaaaagtcaaataatttattatggaGTATAAAATAGGGATGACAATATGTACGAATGCCTGTACTCGTGGATACCTGATAGTCGGACTCAAGTATTTTAAACCGGATTTAGGGACCCAATAGTCAAATTcatgtattttaaattgggttTAGAGAGGGAGAGAATGAGAATGTAACCGATTGGGAATAGAGAGTATGCGAAACTCAAACTCTATATCctactatattaatattaaaattaaattatttttattaaaatttaatgggTGACTTTTCAAATGCTTCATCATtacaaatatatcataaatatatcatttaatttggttttatcACACTCCATTCTAAACATCGTCATAAATGCACTACACTccaactataaaaaaaaaattatattccccaaaaaatatttctctacATAAATGTTCAACTTaagtaacaaaatattaattctttCCCATCTTTCTtcatatttaatctttattttttcttttcaattttcattatattttttctccatACTAATTTATCTTCTTCAAGATCTACAATAATAAGTACgtaaataagtaatatttttattggtaacattttgatattattaattttaaaattatttattaaaattgtgttttttttttctctaatttttataatcttataagtttttaatcgggtaatagGATACCCATCGGGAATCGGGTATCCGAAGAATCGAGAATGTGATAGGAGTAGAGATACCTGTTGGGTTGTTGGGTTCGGGGTTGGAGTCGGGTAGTGAAATAAAATCGAGTTCGGGAATAAGTAATTCACTACCCGTCGGGTAAGGTACCCGTTGTCATCCTTAGTATGAacgtattattaattttattattttgttaacttaaatcaaataattattcaaacattataaattttaatgaaaacaaaaatcgTAATTTGATAGAATAAATATccaatacttttattttattttaaaaaaatatataaaaaaataaaattgtttgagCACAATAGTAAAAACATGATatgaatagaaaataaaataaaataaaataaaaaactaaaaactaaaaaatgaatGTTATTTCAGAAATCTTAAATTTTTAGATTacatatattatctaaatatttattatttctcacCCTAAATGATTTTAGTTAttaatagaataataatttgaataaaattttaagtttatatatatatatatatatatatatatatatatatatatatatatatattataaaacattagGAATTCAATATAAATCCTCAAAATAACTATACAAAATAGAGGATGACCCTGTCTATGTATCAAAAatgaaaagccgaaatcctcaaatgGAAAGCAAAATTTAGtataatctatttaaataatataaaatatatatcagttttattgtataatttttgaaatgagTATTTATATCtgtagataaatatttatatattaatataaataataatttgtaatatacatataataataatattttttacaaattttaaatttatattttataaaattgaagtGCACCAAATTGTATTGTTTTTTTACTTACATATATATAGAAGAAATGatttaatttgaagaaaatagaaatggattaatatttgaaatataaaagagattGATTGGATTTTACAAGTATGAATCCATTTGGGCAGTCAAATTTGGTCAGCTTCGATCTCTACTTTACTTTCTAATAAGAAAGAAAGACAaccaattctagagagagaaagagaaagagaagactCACGCTGTTTGCTGCTGCTGCGGCTTCCACCTTCCTTACATATCGGCAGTTACAAAATGcaatcttagagagagaaaacttgATTTTGGAATTGGAAGGATATCCTCTCTCCTCCTTCTCTACAGGGATCATTTCATTTgtgggagagagagagagaaagagaaggcGGGGGGGAAGGTCTTTATGCTCAGATCAAATCAGTCTTCAGCGATCTTTTCTTCTATCTTCAAGCCCTAGCTTTTGGGAGAAATGGAGTTCGTTGGTAGAATGTTGAAGAAGCAGTTCGTAGGGCGGCCTATTGCTGTTACAGGAGTTGTAAACTTGTACGATCAGTCAACTGGTCTCTTCGATGTTTCATATGAAGATGGCTGCACGGAGCAATTGAACTTATCCGAGGTTACATCGCTTACGGGACAAATGTTACTGAATGATCAATCTGCTTCTGGCGAGATTACCAAGAAAAAAAGCAAGGTAGGTCGGAAACCTAAGAAACGTCGTCGCCTTCAGGTTCTGAATCCTGATTCAGGTAAGAGTTCTGATACTTTGATTAGCAGTAGTTGTAAGGAGGAGGATGGTGAGAGCTCTGCTGTGAAACAAAAAGGGTTTTTGGAAAATCTTGGAAATGAATGTTTGAATGATAATTCTTCTGCTGATCGGGATTTGGTATGTGTTAGATATCATATGGATGGTTCAGATAATGgttttaatatgaataataatggCTTGGATTTGAATGCTGCTTTGGATTTGAACAATGATCAAAATATGCAGCTCAAGTTTGATTGTGGAGGTGAGGTAAAAAGAAATGGTTGCATTGACCTCAACCTGGATGCGAGCTGTGACGATGAGGAAAGTGTAAGAGAAGATGATGCTGGAGTTTCTGCCATGCTAGTCCAGGGAAACAAACTttgttttgatttgaatttggGCTTGGATGAGGAAACTAAAAATTTAGATGTTTTTGAGAATGAAGGAATAGAAGATAGTAAAGAAAACGATAAAGTAGTTTGTTTGGAAGCTAATGGAGTAAATCATTCTCAGATAGACATATGCAGGTCCCCTGAGCATCTAGTGGAAGATTCATTAACGGGGTTGACTGGAAATACTCAAAGGGAAAGTACTGCTTCAAGCCCAGGACTTAAAGGATCCGTTTCTCCTGCAAATTTCGAAACCAAGGTTTTTTTGTCTCCAGAGGTGCTGATGAAGGAGGCATTTTCCGACACTGGGACTCCAATAGATTCCTCTTTGCAAGCTGATTCATTGAACGATTCCCAAAGAACCAGAGGAAGGAGGAGGAAGCGGTATGATAAAGCAAACCCTCCGGCAGCAACTGTTTTGCGGAGAAGTAGTCGTAAACTTGCTACCACTCTTTCTGCCCAAAATCACATTTCAAGTGGGGCAATTACCCTCGCGGATAGTGAAGTGAAATTATCTATCTTGACGAGCGTAGAAGAGGATGGGAAACCTGAAACTTCTGATCATGAAGAATCTGAAGACTGTGGTGGTGT
It encodes the following:
- the LOC124925239 gene encoding uncharacterized protein LOC124925239, translated to MEENAPPAEVHDREEEEDEDDALSLSDLPMMSNDPLIDEVNPSTCRKILPRRSSSEPADFFEFLHTEDSNSTMMSHAEDIFFCGKLVPFDPYHEHDHLKKRQSFYRRRSESLPDPIINKPRVRGGVRTTEIRTEEEVIPLIRRKKLRRNFSSLSSSEKSSSLIIRSNNSSTKSKSSVKSEISTRSSINSSTSKPITTTSRWLFLIFGFVKPLPEMELSDIKSRQVRRGPTSIFPHFVDGKRKRAAEGKRRSSSSSSWGLLSVLSCRNHASVAVTTPFGCLPS